In Gammaproteobacteria bacterium, one genomic interval encodes:
- a CDS encoding type II toxin-antitoxin system VapC family toxin gives MYLLDTNVVSEVRKLKPHGAVLAWLQATPDHALYLSAVTLGEIQAGIEITRERDALKAAEIEAWLEQLAQSFQILTVDAAVFRRWAKLMHHKNNHHLEDALIAATALTHGLTVVTRNTKDFAALGVPLLNPFLTVY, from the coding sequence ATGTACTTATTAGATACGAATGTTGTTTCAGAAGTCCGTAAGCTCAAGCCACATGGCGCAGTCTTGGCATGGTTGCAAGCGACACCGGACCATGCGTTGTATCTATCGGCGGTTACCTTGGGTGAAATACAAGCAGGCATCGAAATTACGCGTGAACGAGATGCCCTTAAAGCGGCAGAAATCGAAGCATGGTTAGAGCAACTCGCGCAATCTTTTCAAATATTAACCGTCGATGCGGCTGTTTTTCGGCGTTGGGCAAAGTTGATGCACCATAAAAATAATCATCATTTAGAAGATGCGTTAATTGCGGCAACGGCGTTAACTCATGGGCTAACGGTAGTTACTAGAAATACCAAAGATTTTGCTGCGTTGGGTGTGCCGTTGTTGAATCCTTTTTTGACGGTTTATTAA
- a CDS encoding type II toxin-antitoxin system Phd/YefM family antitoxin: protein MHTWPVQDAKAHFSELLRASMTQGAQIITLRGKETAVLVPIAEWQRLQKNQPSLKALLLAPSISELDIPERGTHSRRTIEPFE from the coding sequence ATGCATACATGGCCAGTCCAAGATGCGAAAGCACATTTTAGTGAGCTATTACGCGCTAGTATGACTCAAGGCGCACAAATCATTACCTTGCGCGGTAAAGAGACTGCGGTATTAGTGCCTATTGCGGAGTGGCAACGGCTACAAAAAAATCAGCCTAGTTTAAAGGCTTTATTACTTGCGCCATCAATAAGCGAGCTGGATATTCCCGAACGCGGCACACACAGCCGCCGTACCATTGAGCCGTTTGAGTAA